The Spirochaetota bacterium genome contains a region encoding:
- the rpsO gene encoding 30S ribosomal protein S15 — translation MSLDAKTKTEAIGAFRRNEKDTGSPEVQVAILTKRILTLAEHFKTHEKDHHSRMGLLKMVNSRRRLLDYLRRTDVQKYRSLIEKLNIRK, via the coding sequence ATGTCGTTAGACGCAAAAACAAAAACGGAAGCCATCGGGGCATTCCGCAGGAACGAAAAGGACACCGGTTCACCCGAGGTGCAGGTAGCCATTCTCACCAAGCGCATCCTCACGCTGGCCGAGCATTTCAAGACACACGAGAAGGACCATCACTCCCGCATGGGACTTTTAAAGATGGTCAACAGCCGCAGGAGACTGCTCGATTATCTCCGCCGCACCGATGTGCAAAAATATCGCTCGCTCATCGAAAAACTCAACATACGCAAGTAA